GTTTatacaccatctaaaccgttcatgaggcTATTCTTAtttagatgaactgaaaacaaaaatattaacctcatccaaaacttctataggcacacgaatgtttcaacggtgcacAAAATCAATTCCCACGGTTTCCAATGggacggcccacttgagttatagtTCTGCCTCATTCGTGGGCTCATATCCTaatatgatctgtaaaaacagatggacggggttctcacaaacatcaccgtcGGCCCCACCTGTGtcgtaggcaatccgcgtccataatgTTTCGCATTTCTTGTTTAATTTCCTCTACTTTTTTTCTTAACCGTCGATTTGTTGGCCATCTAAGCGCTGGGATCCTCCCAATCTGAGATCATGGAGGGCCTATAATATCAAGTGTAGATCACTGAAACATGGCATCATTTGGCCGCACTTGTACAATCTGGAAGATCCAACAGTGCTGTACTGGGCCATAACATGAGCCCAGTTCTTGGCAAGACCGAGCATTTTGACCAAGCAGAGGAATTGGGCCTCAATTAAAGCCCATCATAAATGGGCCGAACAAGCCCAGGCAGATGTCTGCCCATAATATCTGGGCCCCACTTTGTATTTTGAAtaaaccatttttttaaatttttttttttttttctagattgaatGATTTTATCCATCCGATTTATGATAGTTCTCTCTATCCTTTCCTGTCCCTTATCCTTAACCGTTTATTTTTAAGGCAGTGATCCAAGCGTTCAGCTCATCCAATctggtaattttttttttgaccTTTCATCCACCACGTGTTACTTCAGATCAACGGTTCTGATCCTGGCACAGTCCCATATTTACAAACTGCCGCATCAGGTACAAAGTATTCACATCCTAGTCCATCCCCAGattcacggaagcggattggcttgtgggccacacaccaccgaacttgctagtgtgttgacgtcagcaagttctgtgggtcccaacattaggcatgtgttatatccaaaccgtctgtccatttggcaATCTCGTTGTAAGGCTtgtgccaaaaaataagacagatccaaatatcaagtggatcacactacaaaaagaagtgggggattgaacgtctaccattgaaagcttttttggggtcacagaacttcttgatcaatatgatatttgtttttcctctccatccatgtctgtgtgaccttacgaaaggattggatggaaaataaacattatggtgggcctatgaatgttttaacggtgagaatcattctccccacttctatctgtggtgtggtcccctgagaatcggatatgactcatttttggaataatgctctaaaatgatcttgccaaatggatgaacggtgtggatataataaatagatcattttggggccatataactttgatctcctttgaaccgttcgtacagcttggagctggaggagcgtcagcgcatgtcttcgcacgacacgtatacACATCAGCCAtatcagtggtgtgtggtacaccagccaatccgcttcccagatTCATCACCCTATAATTCCTTCCAGGTATAAGACTCCCATGTTAGTTCAGCACAAAATAAAAAATGTGGTGACTCTTCTGCCGTACACATGGTGTAATTGCCCCCAATCTACCTAGTGCTGGGCATTTCATACCTGAACCGATGGATCCagcccgatccgacccgatctgaccCAATTCaaacagaaccgatggtcaggatCGGTCAGGATCGGGTAGCGTAATCCAAATCCGAATGATTTTCAGGTCGAATCCGGATAGGCCCTGTTTGAATCCGATtcgaaccgacccgatccggaccgtgtgtgtgtatatatatatatatatatatatatatatatatatatattactgctTAGGCTTTATGTTCGGCGCCAAAAATTCCCGCCCAAAGTACACCTGAGCccgtcaactctctctctttctctctttatctctaTAATATGTGATTCTCTCTCTATACATATCTTTCTATTTCGgttgaagaagaagacaagaaaaAGGTTTTGGAGCTTGGATTTCTTTGCTGGAGAGATATAGAAGGGAGAAAgtgggaaagagaaagagagtcaCAGCTCGATCAAAGAATGGTGTACGAAGCggtttttgtgggtctgatcacgaggtatgttttatatccaaaccgtccatccatttggtgagctcattttaacacttgagataaaaaataagacagatctaaacatcaactggaccacattgcaaaaactagtgggagattgaacgtctaccattgaaacctttttcagggtcacagaagttttggatcaatatcaaatttatttttcctcttcatttagctacgtgtgaccttatgagatttatttttccttttcaatcaggtacttgtgaccttatgaacagattggatgtaaaataaatgttatggcgggcccgATTAACCTGGATGGAATTGAAAAAGTAGCATTAAATGCATGTATAAGGTATTGTCTCTGGATTGAGTCTATCCCAtgctttttaatggcatgtttggaagataCGGGAGTAACTTTCATCCTGCAGGATAAATCATATTTGGGAAAGATAGGATTGCAAAAAATTCCATTGTTTTCTAATGTGtggcaaaaatcaggctggtcaatTTGAGAAACAGGCCACACTACCATATTGAATCACCCTGTCAACAGGGTTGACTTAAAAATTCCATTGTTTTCTAATGTGTGGCCTGCCTGAGAGGTCGTTCACAAGGGTGGGGCCTACATTTTGCATGGCCCTGGTGTCTCACATGCATGACATATTGGCACGTTGGACAGATGGACTGGTAAACCAACTGGTTATTTGCGATCAATAGTGGCTTTGAACAACCAGGATTTGAACGTGACTTACTCAGTAAAAACTTATCGTACTGATTACACTCACTTGGGCCCACTGTGAGAATATTGtcttatccaatctgtccatctttttttttttttttttagatccttTTAGTGGtgagacaaaaaaaatgaggtatatataaatctcaagtggaccataccattgggaataatgatttcaaccgttgaaacctttctatcaCCTAGCGTTATGTTTTATTTTCATTAAACTTGttgataatatcacaaagacattgattaagtgaaaacacaagtatcaaattgatacaaaacttctgtggtccctagGAAGCAAAATCCGAAGATGAACCATTCACATTGTTTCAAATGGTGTGGTCGATTTGAGCATTGCAAAATTTTCAGTTTTAGTGTGATGATCTAAACTTAACCTCAAAAAATGTCTTGACAGAGTAGATGTAATCACATACAGCAGAAGGGGCATCTGGTCTGGCATCATACCGAAATGGTTTCATTCATGTGGATGTCACCAACATATACAGAAGGGAAGCAATTTATTACCCAGTGGTGAAGTCGAAGTGGGTTACGGCATACAGTAGATGGGATTGCCAAATCCATCTTTTTGACAGATGGTATTGGCGGGAGACCTGATGCTCATTATCCCGGGTTGAAAAAGCCTCTCCAAACATGGCTGTACAGTGGATATCGCAGGCAGACGAATGCAATCCCAGCTACTCCCACTTAATACAGGTGGCCAAACAggtagcgtactaagtaaactttgtggggcccaccgtcatttatgcattttatcctctctatccatccattttattagttaATTTTAAGTGGTTAGCCCAAAAACaaagcatattcaaagattaagtggaccacacgaccagaaacaatgtgaatttaatgtctaccgttgaaaagttcttgatggccacaaaagttttagatcaagctgatgttgttttttttttttttcacttaatccatgtctttttgatcttactaccaggttggatgacaaataaacatcactagagtctttagaaaggtttcaacagtggaaatcaatacttccactgtttcctatggaatgggccatttgagctttggatatgaatcgattttgggcttaacccctaaaatgatctgaaaaaacagatggacggcgtggataaaccaaatgaattcacggtaggcccaacagagtttactcagtacgataagagcgtactgagtaactcagtacgcaatccgatttctttatAAAGCTTCTTGGAAAAGTTATGTAGCAGGTGTAAAGCTTCTTCAGGAAGCTATACAGCTGTACGTTTTTATCTctctgagtaaactatgtgggcccatcttgaactttttagtttatccacaacgtccatcagttttttcagatcattttaggggttgatattaaattttaagtatatttaaTAATCAAGTAGGTCGCACCATAGGgactgagaataatgatttccacaccattgaaagaaaCAAACGAACCGAGTCTTACCCAAtatgatccgactcggttttcctgaccgagtcggactcggatcgattcAAGCCAGCAGGAGTTCGGATCTGTTCGGgttagatgacccggactcggtcccggatcggatcgggttcgggtcaggcctgAAAATCTCGAACAAAGTTGAGTTAgaccgaatccgatccgactcggtccaatgCCTAGCTCTAAATACACAGTCAAAACCGATGATATAATTGAGGAATTGCactgagaagataatattaaccatctgattcttTTTTCCATTCCAATTTGGACCACTGACTAATTcacttttgaccatccatttaatGACCATTGAttcgatggttaggattgcttgactAGTGTGATTTTAgacatatgctccatccacagagGGACCTACAATTTGCATGGTCTGGATAGTTGTACATCAGTGGCACTTGTAAGTAGCACAAGGAGCCACCAATTTCTAAATTGCGGAAAACTAGCACCAAAGTCTTGCAAATAATTCCGTCGTACAAATACTTCCAACTGAAATTCAAATATACTACACAAAATGCCAGTCTTCCCACACCCTGGGCCTCTTGCAATCAGCCCTCCATCTCTTCAACCACTTCcaaacatccaatcccttcattTACAACAACCTCATCAGAGCCTTCTCACATTCCCCTTCCCCCCATTTCTCCCTCCTCATATACACCCAAATGCGGTGTAAATCCATCCCTCCCAATCACTATACCTTCCCTTTCCTATCTGACCTCTGAGAACTGAGACAAGGCCAAACTGTGCATACCCACATTTTGAAGATGGGCCATCTTGATGATCTTTATGTCCGGAATGCCTTGTTGGATCTCTACTCTTCGTGTGGGGAGATGGAAATGTGCAAATTCTTGTTCGACGAAATGACACAGAGATTCAGTCTCATGGACCATATTGATTTCCGACCATCGGAATGACGGGAAACTTGATGAGGCGCTGATTGCTTTCCAACGTATGCAATACGCGGGGATCTCACCAAATCGGGTGACAATGGTGAATGCATAGGCTGCATGCGCAGGCCATGGGGCCCTCGAAATGGGTGGGAATTGGATGTGATCTTGGGTACGTCTTTGATCAACATGTATGGAAAATGTGGCAGAATTGAAATTGGATTGGGTGTTTTTGACAGCATGGCTGAGAAGAATGTGTTTACATGGAATTCAATCACGGGAGGGCTTGCTTTGGCGAAAAACGGGGAGGAGGCGTTGTCCTGGTTCTTTAGGATGGAGGAGGAAGGGATCAAACCTAACCaggtgacgcaggggaggacgtgaggtcgagcaccgtcttcctcaagaggataactattccgaatccactgaacttctctgaactcctcacagagacttctcgaatccacgaggaaagaaagcagaaaatagaaataaattctaataaattcgaaattgattaatgaatgagtaaaaatgagttcacaaccctttaaataggggtaccaagcaatgggaaagaaatcagaatcaaactacaactcaaatcctagaatccgcgacttactataaatagtaaacttactatttatagatggtcatgatgtctactagtgtgcaaggttttcggccaaaaatagtaagtgtcctatttggtttcaccaaaccgttctcctaattattctaagctcttttcatgttgggcacaactcctaaagcccgacggatgaagagttataatcaaactaaaacttactatttatagtaaaaacgaaattaaaacagggaaacgattgTCGATCatggggtttttcacaattccgggctgcacaaccccgcatagccgggttggttggctaaagtagctcgttctaccccaaaataatatattttacattagataactcattccggattgcgagatacgcccgatctaaggtccgatggtccggatcacttctgtcatcgaccgggccttttctgatccatcttggccatgaaactgtatGCGACCcccccgctctacatcacaaagTGAGCTTAACAGGGGTCCTATTTGCCCGTAGTCACTCGGGCTTGGTGAAAATGGGTCAACGGATTTTCTATTTGATGGTTGACGGGAAGTACGGGTTCCCACCAGAGATTAAGCATTATGGGTGTATGGTCGATCTTTTGGCCTGCGCAGGTCTTATCTACGAAGCAAAAGAATTCATCAAAATGATGCCATTTGAACCTAATACTGTGATATGGGGGACATTGCTGTCTGGATGCAGAGCTCATGGAGACATGGAACTGAGTGAAATGGCAGCAAGGAAGCTTATAGAGTTTGAGCCTGACAACAGTGCTTATTATGTTGTGTTGTCTAATTTCTATGCAGAGATAGAAGATGGAGTGGTGTTGAGGAGGTGAGGAGGTTGATGAAAGAGAGGGGATTTAAGAAGGATGTGGGAAGTAGTTCTGTAGAACTAGAAGAATCCAAGGAGAATGTATATGATTTGTTAGGACCATAGATCCTGATTTTGCATATAATATAGAGCTTTTgtcttttctattatttttttatttttttctggaaATTTGTTTAGTAGGGATGTGGATTGAATGCTAGATGGTGGCTTGTCTTTCACCCAACAATATTTAAAACCAATTCCCTAGTTGGCACCTGTTTGGATGTACTCTAAATTGCGATTGGATTGGATATACATGGTGAAATGGGTAGATGACAGTTCGGCTGCTTGTCTCATTAGGTTGCCTTGCCGGAATTCACATCCGAAAAAGGGTAATTGCCATCTAGTTAGCTTCAATTCAGACTGGAAGTTATCCCAACGACAAACCAGCGAGTCATCTAACCAAAGTTACCTATGATAGAACTCATTCCTGCTAGCAGTAAGTTCCATCTCCTACGAGCAGTGATGAATTGATTAGCCTTAACAAAGCTGCAAAAGCAAAGTGCTTTTGCTTTGAGTCTAGGGATAAAATAACAGATTGATGATTTTGATAGTTGTGAAAGATACTCGAGTTATCAGAGAATTGATTAGCGAGTTGCAACTCGGCACATACTTCAGGTGGCActgtatggggcccacattgctGCATGATTAGGTGATCCAAATCGTCCACATTGTTGGCACTACAGCAGATTCAACATGTCCAAAAACCATGCTGATTTTTCATCCTGCCCATTCAATCAGTGGTATTGAGATGGATACTAGAAACCAAAACTACTCATTGCCTCACATTCAACTGGAAATTTGTGGACTACAATGTTCAAGCATTGTGAATTTTCGATCATGCCCAATCCAGGGTGGTGCCCACCAGATGAGTCATTGGGTTCATTCGAACACGCagccacgtggaccccacccattgaCACGCCGGTGTGAGTCATGACTCGTGATTCATGCATGGCCCATTCCGGCACTGTGATCGTTTGCTGGTTAAATACAATTACAGAGTAATTACTCTACTCACCTTTTCATTATCTTCAGAATCAAACATTAGCATTTGGGTTGGCATTGGAAACAAACCAAAGCATTTCTTTCAATCAAAGCAAGGAATCCTCCCATCCTTTCCCTTTCTTAATTATATCATCTTCTCCACTCTCTTCTCATTGTATTCCATGGATTTCAAACGAATTACCTTCTTTCTGTTTGGCTTCTATtcatctttccttttccttttgccAAACTTGAAAAAATGGCAACATCAGCAAATCGTCCAGGAGCAGCTGAGACTAATAACCGAGGCACTCGAACAGGCAGAAGAACGACTGCTTAAATTCCAAGAAAGGCATGACGAGATCCTTAAGCAGATGacttcttactacctccaccgtCCAGAACTAGAAGAGGCATTGGAGAATGCTCGAGTGGCCATGAACGAAGCACTCAAGTTCTCTGTCCTTCTCCAACAAATGCAGATGAAGATTATAAACTCTTACCCAGATGAGAATTTAGATGTTTTTATGCTTGGTAATGGAAATGCAGGTTGCTAGTTGTAATTTAGAAAGTCGATTCATTTCAAGTCTGCAGTCCATCCAACTCTTGTACAACTTATCATATTAATGCCTCGAGCCCAGGATGTGCGCATATACTTCATTTTCAGGTGCATGAGCATGGTTCGGCTTGGATATCCGtgatattcatcaggtgggtcctaccgTCTATTTTCCTTTGGCTCGAAAATCATTCGAGTGCTATCATTAGTTGGGCCGTACAAATTAAAGGTTGAAGATGGAGAACTAGTGAATCTTTAACTGCCCATTTTTCCCGTACTCATGTGGCCCAGCTGATAACTGAACTGACCTTATTCTTGGGCCATGGAAAATCCATGCTAGGACACACTAAACGAATGGCtcggatttttcacaaacatgctACAATGTGAGATTTTGATTGTTACTCTCGAATTTCTATTTCCTCTGAATCCCGTATCAACCAAGTCCCTGTCACCAGCCATAGTTACAGATTCGGAAGCAAATGGGCTGTCACCACTGATTGAGGCCCATTTCTAAATAATCACTGGcccagcccaacccaatgttttcatgacatccaatccatccattaccTGTCCCTCTTAATTTCCTCCTTCGCctttaaaaatcaggctgacacaaggtttaggtgggccacaccatataaaatcatgtgctGTGGCATGCCTGAGTTTCGGAATGGACCAATTTTCAGCCTGTCATCTTGGTGGGTGAATCTTTTGAACGAAGCTCTACACTTAatctaagaggtttttaattgtgggtttcccatctcaaccgttgtgaatggtgtggcctacttgagtgatGGACTGGCCTGATTCTCAGTAATAAAAAAGAACATGAGGAGATGCAcgagatggatggattggattggatgTTGTAAGAcacctacaaagctttgtagtggatTGGCCTATTTGTGGCGGATACCCAATGTACCCCACCCAATTTTAATGGGTCCAGGTCAGGTCCAGTTGGGGTCAGGCCGTTACATGGACCCAATTAAAGTCAAGTTGGATCAGGTCGGGTCCATTTATAGTTTTTATTTCGTGTGCGTGTTTTGATGATTCTAACAACAAAATTAGAATTTTAAAGTCAGACCCATGTAATAAAGTCCACTTACAAACCACACACATGTgaaagtggcacatgtgtgtgtgtgatctaATTCATCCATCGAGTGGGCTGAATGATGCAAATGACCTTATTTAACCTGTGTCCCAGGACCTAATGGGTATCTGAACCGGTAATTAGATCTGGGTCTTCAAGAAATAGATCCAACTAAGAAAGGAACTAGACCCGGCAATACCTGAACCCAATTAACCCCGTAAGGGTACTATAGGACACAACTTCGACCCGATTAGCTAGGGTACGGTTACTGCATGACCTTCAAACTTTAGCGGTTGATGGTTCCGATCTCTTTGAAAAATGGATTACCACGCAAAGAAGGATTTTGCTACATTAGCATTATCCCCGAACCTTTTGAGTGGCACAGTGGATAACCTATTGTCGATCCAAACCATACATTCATTATTACAACTAGCAGTAAGTGACTGtgaaaaaatcatgccaattggatgatcctaaccttctaATCAATATCataaaaatggacagtcaagattaattgaagaaaaaaaatacatccaatcatcatcttgaaacatttaCTAAATATATCATAGTTtatatttcttatgattctagaGTAACACCTTGATTTGATAATTCCAACCATAATATATGGCTCATAAACAACAAACAGTTCTAATAAATTAGTGCCATTTAAAGAATTAGGATCATCTAATTGGCATGATTCATACACCATGGCTTGCTCTAGTTGGATAAATGAATGATTGGTTCAAGTCACCCCCATCTAAAGGTTTGAGAGCTACTAGCAGAActctttttaaaatgatataagatcCCTAACAACTTTCTTCCGATATCTAAATACAAAAATTAAATTATGGGTATAGTTTTCACCGACACCTATGGATAAAATTTCTTTCATTAGGAGTCAGTTTCCAAGGAATAGATTCACAACCCAATTTAAAATTCCACGTAgacaatccaatccatctaaAATAGGGTTATAGGTATAAGTCAAATGAGCCCATCAAGGCCTAAATACAATAAGTATTTTTATTTATCCATAACAGTaacagcaacagcaacagcaacaacaacaacaacctttTATAGAGAAAACCTATCTTttcatgcaacaacaacaacttgTGTTTACACGATCGTCATGCCCTCAGCGACTTCTTAAAAGCGGGCCTCGACGAAATGTTGTCCCACCACGCCTTTACACAGGGGCGTGAGTCGAAGAGATAAGCCTTGGGAGTCTTCATGAGATAGTAACTAAATAGGAGGTGGTGCAAATCAGCTAAGCTGTAGAAATCACCAGCTAAGTACTTGTTCTTCGAAAGCCTCTCTTCGTAGATGTCCATCACCTTCCCAAGCTTCTCTGCATTCTCCTCCACCACCTGATCGTTGGGTGTCTCACCATAGAGAGGCGCAATGACGATCTGGCTGATTATAGCTGTGATGGGTGGGTTGAAATGCTGGGCCTCCACTTCTAACCATACATTCACCAGTGCTGATTCCTCAATGCTTCCCACTCTCAAAAGATCCGTGCCTCTGTCCTTGTACTGGGCCGCAACGTACTTGGTGATGGCACGCGATTCTGACCGttggatgaaaaaaaataaaaataaataaataaaattcaataGGAAAACACTGGGTGTTCTAAGCTAGATTCATATTGTATCTATACTGTGTGGGACCAGTGGGGCctatggtttagtgatccaaacggtTCGATATTATTGGCCATCGACGTGGAGTCATGTTACATCAATGGTGTGAACcgaactatgggccccacttgtacaaaacgAAAGCCCAAGCCACAGTGAATAACCTCTTGTCCAGAGCATTCTGTAAGACCTCTAGATGAGTTATTGATAAAATAGCATAATGTGGTGCTTGAAAAACAATCCATCAGAAATTGTATAAGTctcatacattaactcaaattaaactgtccatatTGAGCCCAGTATTCATAGGTTTCAGAATCAGATTAATTGAATGTCCTCATCTCTTATTAATTTGTACGTTGAATTTGAACTGTTGTCATTTCAACAGTCCATTAATGAGTAACCACTTATAGGCCAGATGAGAAACAAAGTCACTGTATATTTTCGTTTATGATCTATCACAATAAATGCCCATGATTTGGTGGTTCCAGTTTCCTAGTCAACCATCAGACTTAAGTCAGTGATCAAAATGTATAAAAACTACTTAGTTAACTTAGTTGAGTCAGTTTCTCACATTCCCACCTGTGCGAAGGTCAACAATTAAtgtccccaaaccttttaaaGGTCGCATGGGATGACCTATTGTTGATCAAaatgattcattcattcatacaactaggagaaacacatgatgcaaaaatcatgccaaacAGAGATGATCGTAAGCTTCTggtcaatagcatgaaaatggttATTCAAGATTGACTGAAGAAACGAAGTCC
This DNA window, taken from Magnolia sinica isolate HGM2019 chromosome 14, MsV1, whole genome shotgun sequence, encodes the following:
- the LOC131224911 gene encoding glutathione S-transferase F13-like, whose protein sequence is MVLRLYGNAKTTCTARVLSCLHEKDVEFDLVPIDLFAGEHKQPQYLSTKNPFGQTPALEDGNLTLFESRAITKYVAAQYKDRGTDLLRVGSIEESALVNVWLEVEAQHFNPPITAIISQIVIAPLYGETPNDQVVEENAEKLGKVMDIYEERLSKNKYLAGDFYSLADLHHLLFSYYLMKTPKAYLFDSRPCVKAWWDNISSRPAFKKSLRA